Sequence from the Estrella lausannensis genome:
CTGTTTTGGCACAGGCAGTCCTCAGGATGGAAATTTTGGCGCAAGATGAGGAAGCGCGCCTTAGAGCTCTTCAGCCTTTAGTCAATATCGAAGAGTTTATAGAAAATCTGAAAGGGAATGAAGATCCTGTCGAGGTCGGTAAAACGATCGATCGGCTAGACGATGAAAAGCTCACGGACTTCATCCGCCAGCTGGGAGTGGATAGCAAACTGCAGATGTTTTGGACCATCCAGGGCAGGAAAATCCTGGCCAAGACGTTAACTCTGCAGCATAAGGCCCGCCTTGCCAGGATCTATCCCAGAATGTCGCCCGAGCAGATGGCCGAAGCGGCAAAAAATGAGGGCTTTAGAGTAGTGCTCAACAATGCCGAGGACGGCTATATTGACGCATCGATCTCCGCGTTAACTGCCGAGCAGTTCGGGATCATCGCCCGCCAACCCGATGTTGCCTGGCACCTGATCGATATCGTCAATAAATTTGAGAAGAGAGATCCGGAAAAGTTTCATAAGCTGCTGGCGATCGCACAAAACCTTCCCGTTTTTACTGCTGTGAGCACGACCAAATATCAGCTGGCACTGGAGCGGATAAGGGACGCTGCCGAAAAGCACTTCGTCACGATGGTGACCCCCCGAAATGGCTGGGGCAACTTTGAGACAAAGTTCAAGGCGACAAAGCACATATCCCAGCTTTTCAAATCAAAATTTGTCTAAAGCTCTGCTGAAGGGAATCCAAAATTTGAGATACTTTCGGTATATACCGAAAGTATCTCAAATTTTGGATACATTGTAAGAGCTTTTGGTTTTCTATAAAAGATTTAATATTGACTTTTGAACCCTCAATGCGTTAGTATTTTCAAATACCGCATACAACGTGCGGTATCTCATTTTTTAACGGCTTTTTCTTTTTGCAAATTTTTTGCAAAAAAAAAAGCACATGAATAATCAGTTTTTTTCATCAGATTCCTCTCTAACTACCCGTAAAACCATCTACCTCCTGATCCAGTTTTTCCTGATCATTTTCGTATACCATACGATGAAGGATCTGAAAGATTCGGTTGTCATTACAGGCAGCGTTGCAGGTGCCGAGGTCATTCCTTTCATCAAAATTTGGGGAATGCTGCCTTTGGCCGTAGGGGCTAGTTATCTCTTTTCTGTCATTTACAACCGATTTGGAAGGGAGACCGCCCTCCACTTTTTCACAGGCTCTCTGCTTCTTTCATACCTGGCGTTTGCCTTTATATTCTATCCGGCCAGGGACGCCCTCTATCTTGAGAAGTTAGACGGGACGCTCCAAATGATTCTTCCTTCCGGATGCAGAGGATTCATTGCGATGGTTTGTAACTGGCACTTCACCCTTTTCTACCTGACGGCGGAGCTGTGGTCGGTACTCATCCTTTCCATTCTTTTTTATGGTTATGTCAACGAGACGACGACGCTAAGCGATGCCAAAAAATTCTATCCGTTATGCATGTTCACCGGAAACTTTGCCGGGATCCTCTCCGGGCAAAGTTCCCTTTTCCTTTCACACTCCCTGCAAGATATCCTTTCGTGGGAACAGACGCTCCAGGTGATGATCTCGGTCGTTGCTGTAGCAGGGGTTTTGATCATGGCGATCAGCCGCTTTTGCCTCGATAGCTCTTCCCATGCAGTAAGTGGTAGAGCAAGGGCTCCGAAAAAGTCCGTCTCCTTTATAGAAAACATCAAGAACGTGGTGCGGTCAGGACCGCTTCTTTGCATCACCGCCCTAGTGGTTGGTTTTGGCTTGTCGAGCAACCTGATTGAAGTGGTCTGGAAAGAAAATATCCGCGAACTCTACCCCGACCCGAGAGCCTACAATGCCTTTATCAACCAGATCACCTTCTTCATTGGTGTCTCGGCTGTTACCATGGCCCTTTTTTCGCGGCTGCTCTTTCAGATGCTGCGCTGGGGAAAAGTGGCTTTGATCACCCCTGTCACCCTCTTTATGACAAGCTCCCTTTTCTT
This genomic interval carries:
- a CDS encoding Npt1/Npt2 family nucleotide transporter, with translation MNNQFFSSDSSLTTRKTIYLLIQFFLIIFVYHTMKDLKDSVVITGSVAGAEVIPFIKIWGMLPLAVGASYLFSVIYNRFGRETALHFFTGSLLLSYLAFAFIFYPARDALYLEKLDGTLQMILPSGCRGFIAMVCNWHFTLFYLTAELWSVLILSILFYGYVNETTTLSDAKKFYPLCMFTGNFAGILSGQSSLFLSHSLQDILSWEQTLQVMISVVAVAGVLIMAISRFCLDSSSHAVSGRARAPKKSVSFIENIKNVVRSGPLLCITALVVGFGLSSNLIEVVWKENIRELYPDPRAYNAFINQITFFIGVSAVTMALFSRLLFQMLRWGKVALITPVTLFMTSSLFFLALLLPDETTASVAEALGMTPLLLVVVLGSLHYVLGMTAKYTLFDSCKEMAFLSIDSEERMRAKSVIDSMGSRLGKTGSSCILQVFLIAFGSTAGHLSIIAAISLLVIAASIAATKRLSGYLQEKTGEEGLVEEPLVA